The Leptolyngbya sp. CCY15150 genome contains a region encoding:
- the sufU gene encoding Fe-S cluster assembly sulfur transfer protein SufU produces MALNDLRDLYQTVILERYKKPRNRGTTSPVDRHQRGHNPSCGDTIELSLKLNEADGSIDDVKFEGEGCAISMASVDLMAEALRGKSCEEALEMVQTFQAMMKGDAEFPKELRKLNVMQGVAQFPVRIKCANLGWHTLKAALEQAGQTEAVEFVSNEDL; encoded by the coding sequence ATGGCATTGAATGATCTCCGGGATCTATACCAAACCGTGATTTTGGAACGGTACAAAAAACCCCGCAATCGCGGCACCACCAGCCCCGTCGATCGCCACCAGCGCGGGCATAATCCCTCCTGTGGCGACACCATCGAACTCAGCCTTAAGCTCAACGAGGCCGATGGCTCCATCGACGATGTGAAATTTGAGGGCGAAGGCTGCGCTATTTCCATGGCGTCGGTAGATCTCATGGCCGAGGCGCTGCGGGGCAAAAGCTGTGAGGAAGCGCTGGAGATGGTGCAAACGTTTCAAGCCATGATGAAAGGCGATGCGGAGTTCCCAAAAGAGTTGCGCAAGCTGAATGTCATGCAGGGGGTGGCGCAATTTCCAGTGCGGATCAAATGCGCCAATCTGGGTTGGCATACCCTGAAGGCCGCCCTCGAACAGGCAGGACAGACCGAGGCAGTTGAGTTTGTCAGCAACGAAGATCTTTAA
- a CDS encoding aspartate aminotransferase codes for MGLDWIHQADRLSALPPYVFARLDELKAKAREQGLDLIDLGMGNPDGPTPQPVVEAAMAALQDVSNHGYPPFEGTASFRRAITDWYYRRYNVELDPDGEALPLLGSKEGLTHLAIAYVNPGDLVLVPSPAYPAHFRGPLIAGGKIHSLMLSAEKDWLIDISAIPEDVARQAKILYFNYPSNPTAATAPREFFEEIVAFARHYEILLVHDLCYAELAFDGYQPTSLLEIPGAKDLGVEFHTLSKTYNMAGWRVGFVVGNRHVIQGLRTLKTNLDYGIFAALQRAAETALQLPDIYLEEVQTRYRTRRDFLIAGLGKLGWSVPKTKGTMYLWVPCPPGISSTDFALSVLQQTGVVVTPGNAFGKGGEGYVRISLIAECDRLQEALDRFAAAGICYQPMAVS; via the coding sequence GTGGGTTTAGACTGGATTCATCAGGCCGATCGCCTCAGTGCATTACCGCCCTACGTATTTGCCCGACTGGATGAGCTGAAAGCCAAGGCGCGGGAACAGGGTCTCGATTTGATTGATCTGGGGATGGGCAACCCCGATGGCCCCACACCGCAGCCCGTAGTCGAAGCCGCCATGGCAGCCCTACAAGACGTTAGCAATCACGGCTACCCTCCCTTTGAAGGCACCGCCAGCTTTCGCCGCGCCATCACAGACTGGTACTACCGCCGCTACAACGTCGAGCTGGATCCCGATGGGGAGGCCTTGCCGTTGCTGGGTTCCAAAGAAGGGTTAACCCACCTAGCGATCGCCTATGTGAATCCTGGAGACCTGGTGCTGGTGCCCAGCCCCGCCTACCCCGCCCACTTTCGCGGCCCCCTGATTGCTGGCGGCAAAATCCATAGCCTGATGCTCTCCGCCGAAAAGGATTGGCTGATCGATATCTCCGCTATTCCCGAAGACGTGGCCAGACAGGCCAAGATTCTGTATTTCAACTACCCCAGCAACCCCACAGCCGCAACCGCCCCCCGCGAATTCTTTGAAGAGATCGTCGCCTTTGCTCGCCACTACGAAATTCTGCTGGTGCATGACCTCTGCTATGCCGAGCTGGCCTTTGATGGCTATCAACCCACCAGCCTGCTAGAAATTCCCGGTGCGAAAGACCTCGGCGTCGAGTTCCACACCCTCTCCAAAACCTACAACATGGCCGGCTGGCGGGTCGGCTTTGTCGTCGGCAACCGCCACGTCATCCAAGGGCTGCGCACCCTCAAGACCAACCTAGACTACGGCATTTTTGCGGCCCTGCAGCGGGCTGCCGAAACTGCCCTGCAACTGCCGGATATCTACCTAGAAGAGGTGCAAACCCGCTACCGCACCCGCCGCGACTTCCTCATTGCAGGTCTGGGAAAACTAGGCTGGTCAGTCCCCAAAACCAAAGGCACCATGTACCTCTGGGTACCCTGCCCGCCGGGAATTAGCTCCACCGATTTTGCCCTGTCTGTGCTGCAGCAAACCGGTGTAGTCGTCACGCCGGGGAATGCCTTTGGTAAAGGTGGAGAAGGCTATGTGCGCATTAGTCTCATCGCCGAGTGCGATCGCCTTCAGGAAGCCCTCGATCGCTTTGCCGCCGCTGGCATTTGCTATCAGCCTATGGCCGTGTCCTAA
- a CDS encoding MFS transporter, protein MSVGFFGIQFGWGLQMANTSAIFEYLGANAHQIPILWLAAPLTGLIVQPIIGNLSDNTWCALGRRRPYFLVGAIFSSIALIGMPNASSLWIAAGMLWLLDTASNVSMEPFRAFVGDLLPADQRTQGFAMQSLFVGLGAVTASALPWVLSHGLQVISPPENHAIPPSVTLSFYIGSAVFLGTVLWTVCSTTEKPPVDMEAFQRQQKRRLGVLKTLISIKRAIAHMPQTMRQLAWVQCFSWLGMYCLFLYFPPAVAHNIFGAVDEDSLRYAEGIEWAGLCMAAYNAVCVGISFALPKIARQIGRRFTHALCLLCGAIGLLSLMFIHDQYLLLASMVGVGIAWASMLAMPYAMLVGSLPPRKGGIYMGIFNFFIVLPEVVASLGFGWVMVNLLHENRLWAVVVGGGSMLMAALLTLRVKEEQAQERSPQSSEPASSSALRPANIE, encoded by the coding sequence ATGAGCGTTGGCTTCTTTGGCATCCAGTTCGGCTGGGGGCTACAGATGGCCAACACTAGCGCTATTTTTGAATACTTGGGAGCCAATGCTCACCAAATTCCCATCCTATGGTTGGCAGCTCCCCTCACGGGGCTGATTGTCCAGCCGATTATCGGCAACCTCAGCGACAATACCTGGTGCGCCCTAGGACGGCGACGCCCCTATTTTTTGGTGGGAGCCATTTTTAGCTCCATCGCCTTGATCGGGATGCCCAATGCATCCAGTCTGTGGATAGCAGCGGGAATGCTCTGGCTCTTGGATACGGCATCCAATGTCAGTATGGAACCGTTTCGGGCTTTTGTGGGGGATCTTTTGCCTGCCGATCAGCGTACCCAAGGCTTTGCGATGCAGAGTTTGTTTGTGGGGCTAGGAGCGGTGACGGCGTCGGCGTTGCCCTGGGTGTTGAGCCACGGGCTGCAGGTGATCAGTCCTCCAGAAAATCACGCCATTCCTCCCTCGGTGACCCTGTCGTTTTACATTGGGTCAGCAGTATTTTTGGGAACAGTGCTGTGGACGGTGTGCAGCACCACCGAGAAGCCACCGGTGGACATGGAAGCCTTTCAGCGTCAGCAGAAGCGCCGTCTTGGCGTCCTAAAAACCCTAATTTCCATCAAACGAGCGATCGCCCATATGCCCCAAACCATGCGCCAATTGGCCTGGGTGCAGTGCTTTAGCTGGTTGGGGATGTACTGCCTATTTCTCTACTTTCCGCCCGCCGTCGCCCACAATATTTTCGGCGCAGTAGACGAAGACTCGCTGCGCTATGCCGAAGGCATTGAATGGGCAGGGCTTTGTATGGCTGCCTACAATGCGGTGTGTGTGGGTATATCCTTTGCCCTACCTAAGATTGCTCGACAGATTGGTCGTCGCTTCACCCACGCCCTCTGTCTGCTCTGCGGGGCGATTGGTCTATTGTCGTTGATGTTCATTCACGATCAATATCTCCTACTGGCCTCGATGGTCGGCGTGGGCATTGCCTGGGCCAGTATGCTAGCCATGCCCTACGCCATGCTGGTGGGTTCCCTGCCGCCGCGTAAGGGGGGAATTTACATGGGAATTTTCAACTTTTTTATTGTCTTACCGGAAGTAGTAGCATCCCTAGGCTTTGGCTGGGTGATGGTCAATCTGCTCCACGAAAACCGCCTGTGGGCCGTTGTTGTCGGCGGTGGCTCGATGCTGATGGCGGCACTCTTGACCCTACGCGTCAAGGAAGAGCAGGCCCAGGAGCGATCGCCCCAGTCTTCTGAGCCTGCTAGTTCCTCGGCGCTGCGCCCTGCCAATATTGAATAA
- a CDS encoding iron-containing alcohol dehydrogenase family protein: MTRLSPQSASSPAIFPSLMVAPARIMRGAGLLAEAGSILAQIGQRPLIIGGDRTLALVAPDLHPSLVQQGLAIAEAAYGDDCSESALAHLHQAREQHQADVILGVGGGKALDAAKLVAHQARLPVVTIPTSAATCAAWTALSNVYSDQGAFLYDVSLDRCPDLLLLDYDLVQTAPRRTLVAGIGDAIAKWYEASVSSGHSQQTLIVAAVQQARVLRDLLFQKSAAALENPGGEEWRDVVDATVLLAGVIGGIGGAQCRTVAAHAVHNGLTHLLQSHGTLHGEKVAFGILVQLRLEELVQGSRLAASARQQLQQFYSTLGLPQTLDDLGLESITIADLRQAAEVACAEASDIHHLPFTVTPDQLMAAMVSTTTPISEVRHPEGDRPTTDQPRYTEQEGQLWV, from the coding sequence ATGACTCGTCTATCGCCTCAATCCGCTTCTTCTCCAGCCATCTTTCCTAGCCTGATGGTGGCCCCAGCCCGTATTATGCGTGGGGCAGGTCTTTTGGCTGAGGCAGGCTCCATCCTGGCCCAGATCGGTCAACGGCCGCTGATCATTGGCGGCGATCGCACCCTGGCCCTAGTCGCTCCAGATCTACACCCAAGCCTCGTCCAACAGGGGTTGGCGATCGCCGAGGCGGCCTATGGCGACGACTGTAGCGAATCGGCCCTAGCCCATCTACACCAGGCCCGTGAGCAGCATCAAGCCGATGTGATTCTGGGTGTGGGCGGCGGCAAAGCCCTAGATGCCGCTAAACTCGTCGCCCATCAGGCCCGCTTACCCGTGGTCACGATTCCCACCTCAGCCGCCACCTGTGCCGCTTGGACAGCGCTGTCCAACGTCTATTCTGACCAAGGCGCATTTCTCTACGACGTCAGCCTCGATCGCTGCCCCGATCTGCTGCTGCTGGACTACGACCTGGTGCAAACTGCGCCGCGCCGTACCCTGGTTGCCGGCATTGGGGATGCGATCGCCAAATGGTATGAAGCCTCGGTGAGCAGCGGTCATTCCCAACAAACCTTGATTGTGGCAGCGGTGCAGCAAGCTCGGGTCTTGCGCGACCTGCTGTTCCAAAAATCCGCCGCTGCCCTAGAGAATCCAGGCGGTGAAGAGTGGCGCGACGTGGTGGATGCGACGGTTCTCCTGGCAGGCGTCATCGGTGGCATTGGCGGAGCCCAATGTCGCACCGTGGCGGCCCATGCCGTCCACAACGGTCTTACCCATCTCCTGCAAAGCCACGGCACCCTCCACGGCGAGAAGGTAGCCTTTGGCATCCTCGTGCAGCTACGCCTTGAGGAATTAGTGCAGGGCAGTCGCCTAGCAGCTTCAGCCCGCCAGCAGCTTCAGCAGTTTTATAGCACCCTCGGGCTCCCCCAAACCTTGGACGACCTAGGTCTAGAATCCATCACCATTGCCGACCTGCGCCAAGCAGCCGAGGTGGCCTGTGCTGAGGCGTCTGACATCCATCACTTGCCGTTTACGGTCACCCCCGATCAACTGATGGCGGCCATGGTGTCTACCACCACGCCCATCTCGGAAGTACGTCATCCAGAGGGCGATCGCCCCACCACAGATCAACCACGTTATACGGAGCAGGAGGGACAGTTGTGGGTTTAG
- a CDS encoding Ycf51 family protein, translating to MLSTADFLVIAKWFGITTLAFAGLMLLSFAFKWGFRFRLVGVTGFMGVLTGGLFALSLGPIVPTSVPGAVRYVTVFDSGATQAVIVVPATITETELDATLKQAASNLFSPGRLGRGGDRQLTILARTVLHPEEGVSQPLVLGQIKRSLRDRTDENLDVTIYSDRLAAIPPAPNTDS from the coding sequence ATGTTAAGTACGGCTGATTTTTTGGTGATTGCGAAATGGTTTGGCATCACGACCCTGGCCTTTGCAGGCTTGATGCTCTTGAGCTTTGCCTTCAAGTGGGGGTTTCGCTTTCGTCTTGTGGGGGTTACGGGCTTTATGGGCGTTCTCACGGGGGGGCTTTTCGCCCTCAGTTTGGGGCCGATTGTGCCGACTAGCGTGCCCGGTGCGGTGCGCTACGTCACCGTGTTTGATTCCGGTGCAACCCAAGCGGTGATTGTTGTTCCCGCCACCATCACCGAGACGGAACTGGACGCCACCCTCAAACAGGCCGCCAGCAACCTATTCTCCCCCGGTCGCCTCGGTCGCGGCGGCGATCGCCAGCTCACCATCCTCGCCCGCACGGTGCTCCATCCTGAGGAAGGCGTTTCCCAGCCGCTGGTGTTAGGACAAATCAAGCGATCGCTCCGAGATCGTACCGATGAGAACCTAGACGTCACCATCTACAGCGATCGCCTCGCCGCCATTCCGCCAGCACCCAACACCGACTCCTAA
- a CDS encoding NAD(P)H-dependent glycerol-3-phosphate dehydrogenase, whose translation MITTKPATLTVLGAGAWGSALATLARENGHQVRVWSRSLDISLEDAIAGADIILSAISMKGVPTMIERLKAMQLPAHVVLVSATKGLDPSTTRTPSQLFQDAFPQHSIVVLSGPNLSKEIDAGLPAATVVASSDTAAAERAQQLFSSDRFRVYTNNDPIGTELGGTLKNVIAIAVGVCDGLNLGTNAKSALITRALTEVIRVGTHLGAQPETFFGLAGLGDMLATCSSPLSRNYRVGYGLAEGKALEQILDDLHSTAEGVNTTNVLIDLANREMIPVPISRQVYRLLNGKITPQQAVEALMERDLKPESCDTLVNA comes from the coding sequence ATGATCACAACGAAACCTGCTACGCTGACAGTCTTGGGAGCAGGAGCATGGGGATCGGCTTTGGCAACCCTGGCTCGCGAAAATGGCCATCAGGTTCGAGTTTGGTCACGGAGTTTAGACATCAGCTTAGAGGATGCGATCGCTGGCGCTGATATTATTCTCTCCGCCATCTCTATGAAGGGTGTGCCGACGATGATTGAGCGCTTAAAAGCGATGCAGTTGCCGGCCCATGTGGTGTTGGTGAGTGCGACGAAGGGGCTCGATCCCTCCACAACCCGTACCCCATCTCAACTGTTCCAAGATGCCTTTCCCCAGCATTCCATCGTCGTGCTGTCGGGGCCCAATCTGTCTAAGGAAATTGACGCAGGTCTACCGGCGGCCACTGTGGTCGCCAGTTCTGACACCGCAGCGGCGGAGCGGGCGCAGCAGCTCTTTTCCTCCGATCGCTTCCGGGTCTATACCAACAACGACCCGATTGGTACGGAGCTGGGCGGTACCCTGAAAAACGTGATTGCGATCGCGGTTGGGGTTTGTGATGGTTTGAACCTAGGCACCAATGCCAAGTCTGCCCTGATTACCCGCGCCTTGACCGAGGTGATTCGGGTGGGTACGCACCTAGGCGCACAGCCGGAAACCTTCTTTGGTCTCGCCGGCTTGGGCGATATGCTAGCCACCTGCTCTAGCCCCCTCAGCCGTAACTACCGCGTGGGTTATGGTCTCGCTGAAGGCAAAGCCCTAGAGCAAATTCTAGACGACTTGCACAGCACCGCAGAAGGGGTGAATACCACCAACGTGCTGATCGACCTAGCCAACCGCGAGATGATCCCAGTCCCCATTTCCCGGCAGGTCTATCGCCTGCTGAACGGGAAGATTACGCCCCAGCAAGCCGTGGAAGCGCTCATGGAGCGAGATCTGAAACCGGAAAGCTGCGATACCCTAGTCAATGCTTAG